A section of the Pleuronectes platessa chromosome 7, fPlePla1.1, whole genome shotgun sequence genome encodes:
- the rxylt1 gene encoding ribitol-5-phosphate xylosyltransferase 1 — translation MKIPKRKLFLLIIFAYVAFSLYAAYSVFFSTKVISRVHRVVQKEPGAPSGVVRDGRAAAPFLAADWNPWEDEQVEYNSDLNKKRVAFKQHLGRIEKSKAQRYKVQVWGKAAIGLYLWEHILEGPLNPTDKIAQWREGQLQSGKIDFSFYTGPAVVQGHVPVDMHSLVLVLNGREEQKVSYSTRWLEHVQTLVQSRTVLHVAVVLLGNEHCNNAWIGPYLKRNGGFVDLLFVVYDSPWVNDKDVFQWPLGVATYRQFPLIRPNPQLITSSRPYLCNFLGTVYKNSSRETLMQVLKQPGMDKECLTTAREKWLPQETGDSLRHYQTALAQSELTLCPVGINTECYRIYEACSYGSVPVVEDVLTPGTCAAGPGSPLRLLKAAGAPFVFISDWKELPAILERERAMSQEQRVDRRRRLLEWYGSFRQQMKERFTEVIEETFFKSA, via the exons atgaaaataCCAAAAAGAAAACTATTCCTCCTCATTATTTTCGCGTATGTGGCCTTTTCCCTGTACGCGGCCTATAGTGTCTTCTTCAGCACTAAAGTAATATCCCGTGTTCACAGGGTGGTGCAGAAAGAGCCAGGAGCACCTTCCG gtgtCGTCAGAGATGGCCGTGCAGCGGCTCCGTTTCTTGCAGCAGACTGGAATCCGTGGGAGGATGAACAGGTGGAGTACAACTCTGACCTGAACAAGAAGAGAGTCGCCTTCAAACAGCACCTGGGCCGAATCGAGAAGAGCAAAGCCCAGAGATACAAGGTCCAGGTCTGGGGTAAAGCGGCCATAG gaCTTTACCTTTGGGAACACATTTTAGAGGGACCCCTCAACCCTACTGACAAGATAGCGCAATGGCGAGAGGGGCAGCTGCAGTCGGGAAAAATCGATTTCAG TTTCTACACAGGTCCTGCTGTGGTCCAGGGCCATGTCCCTGTGGACATGCACAGCCTGGTCCTGGTTCTGAACGGTCGTGAAGAGCAGAAGGTCTCTTACTCCACACGCTGGCTGGAGCACGTTCAGACTCTGGTTCAGTCCCGCACCGTGTTGCATGTGGCTGTGGTCCTGTTGGGCAACGAGCACTGCAACAACGCCTGGATCGGCCCCTACCTAAAGAGAAACGGGGGCTTTGTGGACCTGCTGTTTGTGGTGTACGACAGCCCCTGGGTCAACGACAAAGATGTCTTCCAGTGGCCTCTCGGTGTTGCTAC ATACAGACAGTTTCCTCTGATCAGGCCCAATCCCCAGTTGATTACCTCCAGCAGACCATACCTCTGCAACTTCCTGGGAACTGTTTACAAAAATTCCTCCAGAGAAACACTAATGCAGGTGCTGAAACAGCCGGGCATGGATAAGGAATGCCTCACCACTGCCAGAGAGAA GTGGCTCcctcaggagacaggagacagtcTGAGACACTATCAGACAGCTCTGGCCCAGAGTGAGCTCACCCTCTGCCCAGTCGGCATCAACACAGAGTGCTACCGCATCTATGAAGCCTGCTCTTATGGCTCGGTGCCCGTGGTGGAAGACGTGCTGACTCCTGGCACCTGCGCCGCGGGGCCCGGCTCCCCGCTGCGTCTCCTCAAAGCCGCGGGAGCCCCCTTCGTCTTCATCAGTGACTGGAAAGAACTGCCGGCCATCTTGGAGAGGGAGCGGGCGATGAGTCAGGAGCAGAgggtggacaggaggaggaggctgctggagTGGTACGGCAGTTTCCGTCAGCAGATGAAAGAGCGGTTCACCGAGGTCATCGAGGAGACCTTCTTCAAAAGCGCTTGA
- the LOC128444085 gene encoding zinc finger protein 536 yields MEVSIDSRQQQQQQQQQQQQSKQSALSSLLTFGLSHIDAPAHHTVTSAGPPPKKDGLITPSSHPIRSQMALLANQIMDARILSSMNGRVELSQFLRVTNESIVSQVNSDQDDNRKNRKYPCPLCGKRFRFNSILSLHMRTHTGEKPFKCPYCDHRAAQKGNLKIHLRTHKQGLLGKGRGRIREENRLLHELEERAILRDRQMRAGHVSQQQTSNLPQLKNPQLSQTVPTPNQFLSNSSAAEIQPHTSTSPEATTVQEEPVQPQPTGFRCSFCKGKFRKQQELERHIRILHKPYKCTLCEFAASHEEELIGHVEMVHITADSGSGQKPPVGTGDKGKPAGEFPCEVCGQTFSQAWFLKGHMRKHKDSFEHCCQICGRRFKEPWFLKNHMKVHLNKLAAKSNLPAEHDPYKLSNLSQEHQSNLYSQYISRIHNRFLAAERAEHPDYNQVLTTAGVDMKVREMLGRMISSGPLTDAESSSLLALNHLPPQLSSSGMEYLQKVMSSREAFNSSGGYPGWQMMTQALPVEQQMFNPKDQTSYLSERCLPADDGKLCLSDPDTKTISRPGSTGSVSHHGPTDIITETGNSLSGSALDQQPRSSSPASGEKVYRCPLSSDYTAAQTASLGFHLDRYHFPHWQNSRDLSSPLQPSSSSSSSSPNSKLRPRSREDWSPAAGHYQGLENHRETPLLVNKQPDLTDKHVDGSLSAQTSKSQYEPLDLSVRPESVPSHSAMSPAVLVQMSGVFSNGLSSSITRRLQSYPNAAAELSGKPGYQCDLLVQATKEEMSTQRGGSTCHNGEGEFEKSEQGGEDENDDAAKWQMLKNNVPELQELLEHASTDFPGPEMQEKPGQWGRGVAESPIHSLENLTPGQADPLQYQGGLLSFLRAQGSLSGAPASAHSAGLNPGGNMENEVASDLISDLKQVADIERAVECPLRSQQAGGPAACPVCGADQVALSQGLSPVAPILSILYGTSSGMVTYCRAVWTWSDVFVMTVQVGSNVPAVVIGQMVTPG; encoded by the exons ATGGAGGTTTCCATCGActccaggcagcagcagcagcagcagcagcagcagcagcagcag AGCAAACAGTCAGCACTCAGTTCTCTGCTAACCTTTGGACTGTCCCACATTGACGCTCCTGCCCACCATACTGTAACATCGGCTGGTCCCCCCCCGAAAAAGGACGGCTTAATTACCCCCTCCTCCCATCCAATTAGAAGCCAGATGGCGCTTCTGGCCAATCAAATCATGGACGCCAGGATTCTCAGCAGCATGAATGGGAGAGTTGAGCTGTCCCAGTTCCTGAGAGTCACGAATGAAAGCATCGTCTCCCAGGTGAATTCTGACCAGGACGACAACCGCAAGAACAGGAAGTACCCCTGCCCGCTGTGTGGGAAGCGTTTCCGCTTCAACAGCATCCTCTCGCTCCACATGCGCACGCACACCGGGGAGAAGCCCTTCAAGTGCCCGTACTGCGACCATCGGGCAGCACAGAAGGGCAACCTGAAGATCCACCTCCGCACGCACAAGCAAGGCCTTCTGGGTAAAGGCCGTGGGAGGATCAGAGAGGAAAACCGGCTGCTTCACGAGCTCGAAGAGAGGGCGATACTCAGAGACAGGCAGATGCGAGCCGGTCATGTTAGCCAGCAGCAAACATCTAATTTACCCCAACTTAAAAATCCCCAGCTGTCACAGACAGTCCCAACCCCAAACCAGTTCTTAAGCAACTCCAGTGCTGCAGAGATCCAGCCCCATACATCCACATCCCCCGAGGCAACTACTGTCCAGGAGGAGCCCGTCCAGCCTCAGCCCACTGGCTTCCGCTGCTCATTCTGTAAGGGGAAGttcaggaagcagcaggaacTGGAGCGTCACATCAGGATCCTTCATAAACCCTACAAATGCACCTTGTGCGAGTTCGCCGCGTCGCACGAGGAGGAGCTCATCGGCCATGTTGAGATGGTGCATATAACCGCAGATTCAGGCTCAGGTCAGAAGCCTCCCGTCGGGACGGGCGACAAGGGGAAGCCTGCCGGTGAGTTCCCTTGCGAGGTGTGTGGCCAGACCTTCAGCCAGGCCTGGTTCCTGAAGGGTCACATGAGGAAGCACAAGGACTCTTTTGAGCACTGCTGTCAGATCTGCGGCCGTCGCTTCAAAGAGCCCTGGTTTCTCAAGAACCACATGAAGGTCCACCTCAACAAGCTCGCAGCAAAGAGCAACCTCCCTGCCGAGCACGACCCTTATAAACTGAGCAACCTGTCGCAGGAGCATCAGAGCAACCTCTACTCGCAGTACATCTCCCGCATCCACAACAGGTTCCTCGCGGCTGAGAGAGCTGAACATCCAGATTATAACCAGGTACTCACCACAGCCGGCGTTGACATGAAGGTGAGGGAGATGTTGGGGAGGATGATTTCCTCCGGTCCTCTGACCGACGCAGAGAGCTCCTCGCTGTTGGCCTTGAATCATCTGCCCCCCCAGCTGAGCTCCAGCGGCATGGAATATCTGCAGAAAGTCATGTCTAGTAGGGAAGCATTCAACAGCAGCGGTGGTTACCCAGGCTGGCAGATGATGACACAAGCGCTGCCTGTTGAACAGCAAATGTTCAACCCTAAAGACCAGACCTCCTACTTGTCTGAGAGATGTCTCCCTGCAGACGATGGGAAGCTGTGTCTCAGTGACCCAGACACTAAGACCATCAGCAGACCCGGCAGCACCGGCAGCGTGAGTCATCACGGGCCAACGGACATCATCACCGAGACGGGGAACTCCCTCTCCGGCAGCGCCCTGGACCAGCAACCACGATCCTCCTCTCCAGCTTCAG GTGAGAAAGTCTACAGGTGTCCCCTCTCCAGTGACTACACCGCTGCACAGACAGCCTCCCTCGGTTTCCATCTGGACCGCTACCACTTCCCCCACTGGCAGAACAGCAGGGATCTTTCTTCTCCGctgcagcccagcagcagcagcagcagctccagccccAACTCCAAGCTCCGACCCAGATCCAGAGAAGACTGGAGCCCGGCCGCAGGTCACTACCAAGGTCTGGAGAACCACAGGGAAACCCCCCTGCTCGTCAACAAGCAGCCTGACCTCACTGACAAACACGTAGACGGCTCTTTATCCGCTCAAACCAGTAAGTCCCAGTATGAGCCCTTAGACCTGTCTGTCAGGCCAGAGTCTGTCCCCTCCCATTCAGCCATGTCTCCTGCTGTACTGGTGCAGATGTCTGGCGTTTTCAGCAATGGACTGTCCTCCTCCATTACCCGGCGGCTACAAAGTTACCCCAACGCCGCAGCCGAGCTCAGTGGGAAACCTGGGTATCAGTGTGACCTTTTGGTGCAGGCAACAAAAGAGGAGATGagcacacagagaggaggctcCACTTGTCACAATGGTGAGGGGGAATTTGAGAAATCCGAGCAAGGGGGGGAGGACGAGAATGACGACGCTGCCAAGTGGCAGATGCTGAAAAATAATGTGcccgagctgcaggagctgctggagcatGCCAGCACTGACTTCCCGGGTCCAGAGATGCAGGAGAAGCCGGGGCAGTGGGGCAGAGGCGTGGCCGAGTCTCCCATCCACTCTCTGGAGAACCTGACTCCAGGACAGGCCGATCCACTCCAGTACCAGGGCGGCCTGCTCTCCTTCCTCAGGGCCCAGGGGAGCCTGAGCGGTGCACCTGCCTCTGCACACAGCGCCGGTCTGAACCCAGGAGGGAACATGGAGAACGAAGTTGCATCAG ATCTTATCTCTGATCTGAA ACAGGTAGCTGACATTGAGAGGGCCGTGGAGTGTCCTCTACGATCCCAGCAAGCAGGTGGCCCGGCAGCCTGTCCTGTCTGCGGCGCTGACCAGGTGGCTCTGTCACAGGGGCTGTCTCCTGTTGCCCCCATCCTCTCCATACTGTATGGCACGTCGAGTGGCATGGTGACATATTGCCGGGCAGTTTGGACATGGAGTGATGTGTTTGTGATGACAGTTCAGGTCGGCTCCAATGTGCCAGCAGTGGTAATTGGCCAGATGGTGACCCCTGGTTGA
- the LOC128445169 gene encoding cytochrome b-c1 complex subunit Rieske, mitochondrial encodes MMSVAARSGALSPHMQAAKHSVKSLVFPGAKELVPAAAPAGIRLAHTDIKIPDFGDYRRSDVSDPNKSSQDSSEGRRVFSYLVTGASTMVGVYAAKTVVTQFVSSMSASADVLALSKIEVKLSDIPEGKNMTFKWRGKPLFVRHRTEKEIATEAAVNLSELRDPEHDKDRVINPSWVIVLGVCTHLGCVPIANAGEWGGYYCPCHGSHYDASGRIRKGPAPLNLEVPYYEFPDEDTVIVG; translated from the exons ATGATGTCTGTAGCTGCCCGGTCCGGGGCTCTGTCCCCTCACATGCAGGCAGCGAAACACTCCGTTAAAAGCCTGGTTTTCCCCGGAGCGAAGGAGCTGGTGCCCGCTGCTG CGCCTGCCGGGATCCGCCTCGCTCACACAGACATCAAGATTCCTGACTTTGGAGACTACCGTCGCTCTGATGTCTCAGATCCCAACAAGTCATCCCAGGACAGCAGTGAGGGGAGGAGGGTGTTCTCCTACCTGGTCACCGGAGCGTCCACCATGGTGGGCGTCTATGCAGCCAAGACAGTGGTCACCCAGTTCGTATCTTCCATGAGTGCGTCCGCCGATGTCCTGGCCTTATCCAAGATTGAGGTCAAGCTGAGTGACATCCCCGAAGGCAAGAACATGACCTTCAAATGGAGAGGAAAGCCCCTGTTTGTCCGTCACCGCACGGAGAAGGAAATTGCCACAGAGGCAGCCGTGAACCTATCGGAGCTGCGTGACCCAGAGCACGACAAGGATAGAGTGATCAACCCCAGCTGGGTCATCGTCCTTGGCGTGTGCACCCATCTGGGCTGCGTGCCCATCGCCAACGCCGGAGAATGGGGAGGCTACTACTGTCCCTGCCATGGCTCCCACTACGATGCCTCAGGAAGAATAAGGAAGGGACCTGCTCCTCTGAACCTGGAAGTTCCCTACTACGAGTTCCCTGATGAAGACACAGTCATTGTTGGATAA
- the uri1 gene encoding unconventional prefoldin RPB5 interactor 1 isoform X1: MAEEGKVSVDDLGGVVRLREEHEKVVKDCESRIQHWKKVSGDYEAVNERLQTLPDQLSYDIMVPFGPLAFMPGKLVHTNELMVLLGDNWFAKCSAKQAQKIVDHRTKHVKSELDDLSKTMKNFEARVGFVKDLETFSARKQEYAEIREEVRHDIAVTKGRQRVAHRPNSKPKLETILDLKEEDEEENQEESSDEGSRKGIVTEEELWARLDELEKLEELEDEQDRLSDNADMNSEDTSSSSSEEDKEKEGDSASPVNGLSPKPSWTSVPQSTAPPDVERKQEDDDEEEEGHCLPTIFFTHTVEPKKVRINTGKNTMLKFSERKEQKEILKRKKKNGHNNGLSHHELHKITTPADIYRLFVDVKNGEPVPRKSILKSRSRENSVCSDTSESSAADYEERRLTGRSFSHDEATTSDTSDGVTEEDSPTGGPLHPPNRFEAFSGMVVEKDPMTSAVPHMTIAPPALPTILERRQEEVAVPEVAPPQQAPKKVSKFKAARLQRT; encoded by the exons ATGGCGGAGGAAGGTAAAGTGAGTGTGGATGATCTCGGTGGAGTTGTCAGGCTCCGGGAGGAACACGAGAAG GTGGTGAAAGACTGTGAAAGTCGGATTCAACACTG GAAGAAGGTCTCCGGTGACTACGAGGCTGTGAATGAGCGACTTCAAACTCTACCAGATCAACTGTCGTACGACATCATG GTGCCGTTCGGCCCTCTGGCCTTCATGCCCGGGAAGCTGGTGCACACCAACGAGCTCATGGTTTTGCTCGGCGACAACTGGTTCGCCAAGTGCTCGGCAAAGCAGGCTCAGAAAATCGTCGACCACAGAACGAAAC aCGTGAAGAGTGAACTTGACGATCTATCCAAGACAATGAAAAACTTTGAAGCCAGAGTTGGCTTTGTGAAGGATTTGGAAACCTTCTCAGCC AGAAAACAGGAATATGCTGAAATCAGAGAAGAGGTCAGACACGATATTGCAGTCACCAAag GAAGGCAAAGAGTAGCTCACAGGCCAAATTCTAAGCCCAAGCTGGAAACCATATTGGATCtaaaagaggaggatgaagaggagaaccaAGAAGAGAGCAGTGATGAAGGGAGCAGAAAGGGCATCGTGACTGAGGAGGAGTTGTGGGCCAGACTGGATGAActggagaagctggaggagctggaggatgagCAGGACAG atTATCTGATAATGCAGATATGAACAGCGAGGacacatcttcctcttcctcagaggaggacaaggagaaggaaggagatTCTGCTTCTCCTGTAAACGGATTGAGTCCGAAGCCAAGCTGGACCTCCGTGCCTCAAAGTACAGCGCCGCCCGATGTGGAGCGGAAACAGGAGGATgacgatgaggaagaggaaggccaCTGCTTGCCCACCATCTTTTTCACTCACACAGTCGAACCCAAGAAG GTGAGGataaacacaggaaaaaacACCATGCTGAAGTTCAGTGAGAGGAAAGAGCAGAAGGAGAtattaaagaggaaaaagaaaaacggaCACAACAATGGACTCTCCCATCACGAGCTTCACAAAATCACCACACCAGCAGACATTTACAG GTTGTTTGTGGACGTGAAGAACGGGGAGCCCGTCCCCAGGAAGTCCATCCTGAAGTCCCGGAGCCGGGAGAACAGCGTGTGCAGCGACACGAGCGAGAGCAGCGCGGCCGACTACGAGGAGCGGCGGCTGACCGGACGCAGCTTCAGCCACGACGAGGCGACCACCAGCGACACCAGCGACGGCGTCACAGAGGAGGACAGTCCGACGGGGGGGCCGCTGCACCCCCCCAACAGATTTGag GCCTTTTCAGGTATGGTGGTAGAGAAGGACCCGATGACTTCGGCCGTGCCCCACATGACCATCGCTCCACCAGCTCTGCCGACCATactggagaggagacaggaggaggtggcGGTGCCCGAGGTCGCCCCGCCCCAGCAGGCCCCGAAGAAGGTGTCCAAGTTCAAGGCTGCCCGGCTGCAGCGGACGTGA
- the zgc:112052 gene encoding protein C19orf12 homolog → MCQRVNDVMRLCCELSANQQIQTTVRGSGKGAAAAGGLAFAGGLVGGPLGIAVGGAVGGLLGCWLTSGQFKPLPQILMELSPQQQQKLYEDLMVVLGDVQWTDMVQLSALVMGNAALKQQLTAALLGYVTKELQGEVHYVD, encoded by the exons ATGTGTCAGCGGGTCAATGACGTCATGAGGCTGTGTTGTGAGTTATCTGCCAATCAGCAGATCCAGACCACGGTGAGGGGCTCGGGGAAGGGGGCAGCCGCCGCCGGGGGACTGGCCTTCGCCGGGGGGCTGGTGGGGGGTCCTCTGGGTATTGCAGTGG gcggCGCTGTCGGAGGCCTCCTGGGCTGCTGGCTGACCAGTGGACAGTTCAAGCCGCTGCCTCAGATCCTCATGGAGCTCagtccccagcagcagcagaagctctACGAGGACCTGATGGTCGTGCTGGGAGACGTCCAGTGGACGGACATGGTGCAGCTCTCGGCCCTGGTGATGGGCAACGCCgccctgaagcagcagctgacaGCCGCCCTGCTGGGATACGTTACCAAGGAGCTGCAGGGCGAGGTGCACTACGTGGATTAG
- the uri1 gene encoding unconventional prefoldin RPB5 interactor 1 isoform X2 encodes MKMIPKLGKNIYDVVKDCESRIQHWKKVSGDYEAVNERLQTLPDQLSYDIMVPFGPLAFMPGKLVHTNELMVLLGDNWFAKCSAKQAQKIVDHRTKHVKSELDDLSKTMKNFEARVGFVKDLETFSARKQEYAEIREEVRHDIAVTKGRQRVAHRPNSKPKLETILDLKEEDEEENQEESSDEGSRKGIVTEEELWARLDELEKLEELEDEQDRLSDNADMNSEDTSSSSSEEDKEKEGDSASPVNGLSPKPSWTSVPQSTAPPDVERKQEDDDEEEEGHCLPTIFFTHTVEPKKVRINTGKNTMLKFSERKEQKEILKRKKKNGHNNGLSHHELHKITTPADIYRLFVDVKNGEPVPRKSILKSRSRENSVCSDTSESSAADYEERRLTGRSFSHDEATTSDTSDGVTEEDSPTGGPLHPPNRFEAFSGMVVEKDPMTSAVPHMTIAPPALPTILERRQEEVAVPEVAPPQQAPKKVSKFKAARLQRT; translated from the exons ATGAAGATGATTCCTAAACTCGGAAAGAACatttatgat GTGGTGAAAGACTGTGAAAGTCGGATTCAACACTG GAAGAAGGTCTCCGGTGACTACGAGGCTGTGAATGAGCGACTTCAAACTCTACCAGATCAACTGTCGTACGACATCATG GTGCCGTTCGGCCCTCTGGCCTTCATGCCCGGGAAGCTGGTGCACACCAACGAGCTCATGGTTTTGCTCGGCGACAACTGGTTCGCCAAGTGCTCGGCAAAGCAGGCTCAGAAAATCGTCGACCACAGAACGAAAC aCGTGAAGAGTGAACTTGACGATCTATCCAAGACAATGAAAAACTTTGAAGCCAGAGTTGGCTTTGTGAAGGATTTGGAAACCTTCTCAGCC AGAAAACAGGAATATGCTGAAATCAGAGAAGAGGTCAGACACGATATTGCAGTCACCAAag GAAGGCAAAGAGTAGCTCACAGGCCAAATTCTAAGCCCAAGCTGGAAACCATATTGGATCtaaaagaggaggatgaagaggagaaccaAGAAGAGAGCAGTGATGAAGGGAGCAGAAAGGGCATCGTGACTGAGGAGGAGTTGTGGGCCAGACTGGATGAActggagaagctggaggagctggaggatgagCAGGACAG atTATCTGATAATGCAGATATGAACAGCGAGGacacatcttcctcttcctcagaggaggacaaggagaaggaaggagatTCTGCTTCTCCTGTAAACGGATTGAGTCCGAAGCCAAGCTGGACCTCCGTGCCTCAAAGTACAGCGCCGCCCGATGTGGAGCGGAAACAGGAGGATgacgatgaggaagaggaaggccaCTGCTTGCCCACCATCTTTTTCACTCACACAGTCGAACCCAAGAAG GTGAGGataaacacaggaaaaaacACCATGCTGAAGTTCAGTGAGAGGAAAGAGCAGAAGGAGAtattaaagaggaaaaagaaaaacggaCACAACAATGGACTCTCCCATCACGAGCTTCACAAAATCACCACACCAGCAGACATTTACAG GTTGTTTGTGGACGTGAAGAACGGGGAGCCCGTCCCCAGGAAGTCCATCCTGAAGTCCCGGAGCCGGGAGAACAGCGTGTGCAGCGACACGAGCGAGAGCAGCGCGGCCGACTACGAGGAGCGGCGGCTGACCGGACGCAGCTTCAGCCACGACGAGGCGACCACCAGCGACACCAGCGACGGCGTCACAGAGGAGGACAGTCCGACGGGGGGGCCGCTGCACCCCCCCAACAGATTTGag GCCTTTTCAGGTATGGTGGTAGAGAAGGACCCGATGACTTCGGCCGTGCCCCACATGACCATCGCTCCACCAGCTCTGCCGACCATactggagaggagacaggaggaggtggcGGTGCCCGAGGTCGCCCCGCCCCAGCAGGCCCCGAAGAAGGTGTCCAAGTTCAAGGCTGCCCGGCTGCAGCGGACGTGA